acattttctcttattttctcttttgGACAGTCTGATACATGTCAATTACTTGCTCTTCTTCAGGTACCAAGAATTTATATACTCCTATACTCCCAAATGCCATCTTATAACAtgatttttaacaaaaaaaaaaaggagcaaatAACATATTTCTTTCCTACTTTCTTTAACCACATGCATACCCTTGAAGAGGATAGACTGTTGAGCTCAGCTATGGCAATTTCGTGACTCCTTATCTGTATTattcaacaacaacaacaacaaaacccATTAATATTTCTTCAATTTCTGACATTTATGAACCAACCCACAACTTAGAATTGAAAGACTTGCCTGTTTGAGAAGATCCCGGTGAGATTCTGCGGCGGCTGTGTTGGAGGGCTTTGGTGCAGACGATGAAGATACTGATGCCATACAAGTTGTACACTGGCTTACTATCGGTGCGATTTTACGGAAACTCGTGCTGTCTTCAAAGGTTAATAGCGCCCCGCTTTTCCGAATTTTAGAAGaggtcctttcttcttttcttccttctttttctttccttgtaaCATTGACACACCTCTTGTAAGGCTCCAATGTATATTTTGTCTACTATACATGTTTTGGAATAAACATGTTCGAATGCATTTTGTGCAAACACAAAGAATTTTAATACTACATGAAGGTTGTGGGcaataaatttaaattatataaTACGATAATTGTGCATGCGGCACACTAACTTTCTCTATAATATATCattaaaattgatttttttttggtttttctaAATCCATGATGCAGTGAAAACTCCAAAGTTATACATACTATGGTAGTCTTAATTAGTGTTGATCTTCCCAGTGTTTTTGTGAAAAATTTGTGTTGAGTGAGATAAGTTACTGGCTAATGAATAATAAAGGGACTGAATTGGCGTAATTGTCGAATACAAAAGGACTAAAGCATAATTTTGTCCCTCAACTTTCTTACTCTTGCATTTTTATCCTTCCCTTGATTAGTTACCTAAGACTTCGTTTGGGAGTTGAAGATTGGGGTAAAAAAGAATGGAAAGGAAGAGAAATATAAACTTTAACTTTTATTTAGGAGCTTTTTCGCCATGAAAAGTAAAACAAACTGGGGCTACACCGCTACAGTTTAAAAAAGTTTTCTGCCTAGTCCGTAAAAAAGGACTGAAAGCTGGCAGGAGTTTTTATACAACTTTTTAAATGTTAATTTTATCATTATATGTCTACAACACAATTTTTTATTTACGTATCTATCCCCTATTCTTCACTTTTATTCTTTAAACTCCATACAATTCTAgttcatttgtttttttttttccctaaacaATAACAAACTTGTATTGATCACGATAATCTTTACACTTTGGAGCAAAGGCTGTTCATTTCTATGCACGAAAGTGCATCAATAGCATAGAGGATTAATCCATTCCTCATCATGTAAAATACCTAAAGCACAGTCACTAATTCTATTACTAACATGGTTATCATTCTTAGTCATAAGGCAAAAGGAGCACATGTAAAACAAAGCTCTTAAGCTAAGTATATCCTCAACTAGAGTGTGCATTTTGATATTTGTCACACTACGAGATTGGATCTGCTGGAGTCATTGCTTATTGCAGCTCTGGATTATGATCTTCTTCCACCTCTTCATTGCCAGTTTACTTATGACTAGCTTAATTGCCTCAACTTCATCCAGTTGTTTGATAGTTGTAGCTTCTTTCATGCATTGTCCAAGCTGCCACTATGATATCCCCTTCGATCATAGCAGTCCCACCTATGCCAACCTCATTAGTTTTCGTTCTCCTGTGAGTAGCAATACTCACTTTAATCAACCCTGCATCCTCCACTTCTGTACTCTTGAGTTTGGTTAGCTGCTGTTTCTTCTGTGCTCATCTTCTCCGAATCTTTGTATGCTTGACTGTATTCTATCCACTCCACTTGAGCTTTCTGCACTGTTACCATTGCATGTCTTTGTTTGTTGTTGAATTCCCACTCATTTCTGCACTGTTTTTCCTAGTTCACTTGTTTCAGTCCTTagtatttctagtttatttgtgTCACTCCGTATATGAAATGCCACTATCAACTCCTACCATCCAATCGATGCCTTTTCAGTCCTACAATTTAGTTAGTTGGCCTTGCTCAACTATAGAGTTCTGGGAGAAATTTCACGTTCAATTGCTTCCCCTTACCACGCCAAAATGAGCTGGCTTAGACCTgctttaaaattttgttaatcATCACAGTCTAATCAGTTCCTGTTTTGTAAATTCGATAAACTGCAATAAGAAAGGATGGAACTAGTTTGCCAGGTACTAGCTATACATTATGtttttttcaagaatttcccagATATTCATCAAATCATCTTCTTGCGGAAATTTTTTGGTCAGAAAGCcagcaaatcagaaataaacGGCCAATCCAGCACTAATCAATATTCAGAGTGCCAATTTCTTATGGCACAGGTACAGATATACCAATATGATTGTGCTGGTAGTAAGATTTCCATAATAACCAAAAAGGACTAAGTAAGTACATGATCCAAACAACAAGCATCATTTGGTTTAGGTAGCTTTACACTTGTGAAACTGAAAACGATGAACTGAGCCAATTCCAGTCTGGAGAGTGAACGTCAATGAGCAATACAAAGAGACCTCCTAATTCCTTTCCCACCTAATATGCTTCCAAACCcaacccacccccccccccccaccacccaacaaaaaaaaaacccacccCACTTCCCACCCCAATGCACGACATCCATCTTATCTTGTTTGGCCATGCTGAGATGCATATAGAACAGTAGAATTTTAAAAACTTCCACCCCCGTGCATGCTAATCAAAGGCCCCTCTAATACCATCCAGGCTCTCTCCTAAAGATACTCtgccaaaaaagaaacaaacgtCTGATAAGCAGCAGCAAcattgaaaagaaacaaaagataaaacagGAAGGATGAAAGAGTGACAGATGATTAGGGATCAAGTGATTATCATAGTTAATTATAGACAAGTAAACAATGTAGAGATGTGTAActtgaaataaaaaagaaatcatTACAGCTGTTGCAGAACACAGAGACATGCAGCTTATATTCTAATTACTGATGATTGTAAAGCCATCTTGATTGAGGGTGCAaactggtttagtatttggggATATCTTCCTAGTGAATGGGCACAGCTTACTTTAGATTAATATTGGTCCCTCCACCATTATCACTGTCCCAAAAAATGATCGTCTAATCTAAGCCCCTGAATCCCACCCCCTTCAGGCTTCCTGGGCCTTGCCAAATGCCTCCTGAAGTTGCGGTATAGAATTCTCCTGGTATAACCCGGCTAGTCACTGAACTCATTTTGTTACTAAATGAGAATTGTGCCTTTTGACAATGTCCCTAAAGGGTAATGCAATGGAGGACATGGACTTGAGCTGGCCAACACAGTTTTCTTCTGAACTACTCCTCACTGGACCTCACTGATTCACAACAGGCAGCTGGTTTACGGAACCCACCCAGTATTAAGATAAAAATTCTCCAAAATACAAACATCAATTGCCACAGATTTCATCCACCGCCTTCCTCTCGTAATCCAAAACACTGTCAAGATCGTTTTGCTTCTCGAGCAGTAAAGCACTTTCATTTATGTTATCAATAAGCCTGTTGGTTATGTTATCATAACCATTCGACTTTCTGATGAATAAATCGTTTCAGCATGACACCGAGTCTCTTCAAATTTGAGGTTGAGTAACAGTTGAATTCCAATATTTCATGACATGCGGATTTTACTGGAATCAATCTCTACAAACTACTCAATTTTCAATTAATTTCTCCCCGCCTATTATGCATTTCATTCTACCAAGACTTCGGAAGAAGAGGCCCTGACACTAGTTACTGTAGCTGCCAGAATTTTCTCATACTATTATTGCTTCTCTTACCTTACTCTTCCACCCTTGAGTCAACAGGCAATTATTTGGCTTCTCTCACCAAACAGTAAGCTTGTGGAGCTGTAGTGATGCAATTATTTATGTTTCACATCTTTTCCACAAATAGAAAAGGCAACGATTGATTCAATCTGAGTTTTGAAAGTGAAATAAGCATCATAAAATGTCGTAATGGATGCAAAACACATTCAAAGAACCCACAGGCAACATATTCTATCAATCATTCTGGATTAATTATCATCGTAGATGCTAATGCAGTTAAGCAAGGCACATATGGCAAAAGAAACATTAAAACATGATATTCCATATAATTCTCCAGATATACAAGGCATCTGTCTTACTTGTGCATGCAGTACTTGTACTCTTGACTCCTGATGTaatctttttctccttcttccaactaattcaagaaaaccaaaaaaaaaaagagaagaaaattcaGATTAATCATCAGCCACCACAAAAATTGCACAAGCAGACCACAAGTACCATTATTAACattcattttccttttccttttccaaaaaGCAAAATCAACTAGATGCTACTATCAAAGTTCATACCAGTCCATTTAATCCTGAATCATCTCAAACAATGTAGTATCAAAACAAACTCTTTTTGCaataaaatcagtcaaatcataattttttacataaaaatccatacaaaaattttccagaCCGACTTTGATCCTTACCGGATCACTCTCATAGACGAGCTGATAACAGGTTGGTGAGAGGCAATTCAAGGCACAATTCTCCTTTGCTATCTTGGAAGATTTACATTGCTGACCCCATAATCCACTATTCaccaaaaattgcaccattcAACAAAAAATTAGACATACCAAAACACCACAAGACTAAGTAAGACACAATGAATTAAAGATAAAACAGAATGATTCCTTTCTTCTTGACTATCACCCCCTTTTATGCCAAATAATGATAATTATACACAAAACCcatcaaaaaccctaactttccatctTAAACGCGTATCTAATTGAGTTAGTCTCGAGAAATAGATAcaatttgaaaaaagaaaaaaaaaactttctttAAACTGAAAGTACCTTTCAATGTCTGCATAGCACTGGTTTCTTCTCTCTCGAATCTCGGATTCCtctcaaaaataaatgaataagagGAACAAGATCATAAAACCTTAAAAATTATGTAAAGATCACACCTGacagcaaaaaataaaataaaaggataaacTTACAGAGATTGGCTGACGAGATTTAGCTGCTACATCAATGGAGGAAAGCAGAAAAACAAGAGCCCATATGGTTAAAACTATGTAACTTTTGTGTTGTTCAAGGAAACTCATGTTCTAGCTCTTGTTTTAATTGTTTATGAGGTTGGTTTTTTCACTCTGATTCGAAGGACTGGCTGGGGAAAACTGTGTAGTCTTATGGAAAgtggtggtgttggaaacttGAATGCTGAATATTTGCAGTTTTGTGCCCTCAGGATTAgtttaatttcttattttccCCTTTCGTTTAGAAATTGGTGTTTTTGCTGACCCAAAGAAGAAAATATTAGTTTTATGTCCTTTTAAAATATGGAAAGGGGAAAAATTCGTTTTGATGTTTTCAAAGTAGAGTATGCAGTATGCCTTGTAGATTTATAGTTTTTTAACTAAGGAGTAAGGAACATATTTATATTTATCAATTAAAAGTAGTGTTTCTTCTGTTCACATCTATTTCTTACTTACACTAGCataaaattttgatttgttACACACTTATTTCAATGTAGCTtaatttgatttcttgctcaaaaTTATACATTCTTTTGATCTGTATTGAAGTTTctccaaaaaatttatttatctaCCACTAAAAAGTTTTGCTAATTTCAGTAATTTTGAATCCCTAATTAGATTTGCTAATTGCCGTAATTGAGAATGGCATTGAGTTTAAAAGGTATATTATTTTAAGTCATGATTGAAATGAGTCTTTAACTAGAACTTTACAAATTTATACATCATTGATGAAGTCGGGGGCAAAACTCATAAGTAATCTTCGAGgtaattttctttttgtagGAAGATTGATTGGAAATTGAAGTTTTATCTGTGGAACAATATCTTGAACCATGGCGGTGATGGCTTTACGTTTTCTCTCCAAGGTTTTGATATCTACACAATTAATTCCAGAACAGAACTGCTATCAAGTCAAGTCGAGTTCGAATAGAACTCGAGTAGTAGTGCACTACTCAACCTCTACTCAAGTAAAAATGCTTGAGTTTGAGGTTGAGTAGAGGTTGAAGTTGAGCTAGTCGAATTCTTCAAAGTAAAGTTCGAGTTCATTTTACCTTACTCAAGTTCAAGTTCGAATTCAACCAAATTGAGTTTAATTAAGTTCAATCAAGTTTAATCTagtttaattaagttttcaagttcgatttttttattaaatttcataatttttatatataaatacgCTACTTCATAAAGTTCGATGAGTACTcgagttttgatttttttctacTGGAATTCGAATCGATTACCTTATCCTGTAACTCGAACTTGACTTAAACTTAGTCAATGTTGAGTTTGTGTCCAACCTTTCATCAAGTTACTGTATTTCTGAACAAATTCCTGGATAACAAGTctaaagattttcttgttggtGATATCAATATTGATCATAGTGACGATATTGATGCTAGTGACGATATCGATCATGACCTTGATATGGAGTTGGAGTTGCTAACTATGATGATGCGCTAACTATGGATATGATGCCGAAAATAGACCAATTTTATATCATCCTTCAATTTGAATTAGCAAAATAACCTTGCATAATATGAATTCCAAACATTATGATTTGGATGTGATTGAGTCAAGTTTTTCGAGTTGAATAGTTTGATTAATTTACATTCCTCCTCTGGGACGAACCTCATAACCTTCTTTCACACCTAATTGTCCGTCCAAGACCTTCCATCATATCCCTTCACTCGAAAACCATCACTGTTTGGAAAGAACAAATTTTAGAAAGCAAACTTGGAGGTGGAATACTTCTTTTTGCTAATAATCTCATGATCGTACTTCAATAATAATTACTGCTTTGAAAAGACTTACAATTGTTTTTATAGTGAATTTAAAATGGTGATAGTATTATTTGGTTGATTCTAAGATTGTCTTCAAGACTTGATGCTCGATTTAGTTGCCGTTGTCTAATTCATCTACACCTGAGATAATTGTTACTTGTGATTATCCATTGACTAGAATGAATTAGTTTTCCATTTCCTTCTTTTAGAGTAGTTTAAAGCTCGGGCCGTTATGTGATATAACAAAATTTTGTCATTCATGATGTCAATTTACTCTTATTTCAGGTTGGTCCacgataaaattttttttgtccctTACCTTGATAAAATTCTCATGGTCTAGTTCTTTAAGTAATCCACAAATTTTAATTAGGAAAAGATTAAGCTACTTTTGTTTCCCTTCCCTACGGTTTATCTCTCATTCAGCTCATGGaataagagttttttttttccttaaacgTCTTACAATAATGTTCAATTCTTAAAACTagctatttttctttcttggcAAAAACTAAATAAGTAGAATTAGTTTTCTACTAGCAAAACTGATTTTTGCGTCAAATGCATCACCATATACAACTCCCTTGATCAATATTCTCATAAAAAAGCTTCCCGCATTATTCTCCCCTTGTTTTCCTTCTTGAAAAATTTCATCATTACATAATTTTCTTGCAACTCAACCCTAGATCTGGAAGACAAATGAAACATTCTTGAACATCAGCTTCTTcccaacaaaaaaagaaaaaagagaaaaaaaatttaacctaaAGACAGAGAAAGAAAATCCCGAAAGAAAAtcccaaaagaaaataaaaaggaatagaGGATCTACAACATCTATAGAGGGTGACAGGCCCTTgagcaaaaaattaaacaagaaTGGAGGAATCAAGGGAAGGAGATTGTAGGGTTCCTTTGATCTCTTCCATATTTTGTGTATGCGTAACGACCGGTGGAGTCCTCCTGGCTATGTATGTTTTCATGCCTTCAGTCTCTGAACCATGGTTTCCAATTGCAGCATTCATTTTGATAGGTTCCCCATGGATTTTTTGGgtttttacatatatatatacctgCATAAAAGCTTGTTGTCGTCATAATGGTCTTAATGATCGAAGATTGTCAAGGAGGAGGAACGCCACGATTTCAAACAACGCAATGGCAAGAAATGAATCCATCAACGATCAGCCTTCTGCTGCTTCTGCTGCTGCTGTGAATTCTCCGCGCGAAGGAAAACATGTGCAATTTGGTGGTGTGGTTGTAATGGATAGCGAAAACAGCAATGGTCACGAAAGCCACCAAGATCCATCGGTTGCCTCTTCTAAAGAATGTGAGATGCCATTACATTTAGGCGTTTCATCTTCATGATAGGAGTTATGGGtaattcttcccttttttttttttggtcatttttgtgGAATATGAGGATAGTTTGTATCGTGATCTCCTATGCATTAATAAGTGGAGATTAATCCTTTACTATCATGGATAGATAATGAGATTATTTGATGGAAATATCAGATGAATTGTTGAGAACAAATTGATAAATCTTGGTCGGCCAATGTGACAACATCTTTATGGTGTATTAGTATTTGGGACGTAAATGGTTGATGCTGATCATTAAAACTTAAGAAGGGAAACGACTACTTTTTCGATCCAGCTcatagaagaaaagaaaagaaaaaaaaaaaggaatgtgaTCCTGATCTCCCTTAATTTCTTCGATATTTTCTTCTTAGtttctcttcatatttttctttataattttcACTATTCCCATTGACATTCTACCTTAATTTGCCTTTGGTTGACGAACTCTTAAAATGGTTTTAGTTGTGCAGCTTAAGTCAATTTAAAGATGGGTTTGATGCATAATCTAATTCATTTGGAATTGTTTGTTGTTCTGTGTTCATTGTTGCTGCTCTCCTAGTTGAAataaaagctttttttttttgtttgaaacatTCCTTCAATTCTTCAACTGGCACTTACTGCAGCTTCAATTGAAAATAAACAAGGAAAAGGTTAAATAATCTTTTAGTTTAAGATGTTTAATGATGCAACTCTATGAAGAATTCAACATCATATATAAAAGGCTTAGAAGCACCAGCTTTGATTTGTAAACCGCAACATATAAACTGAAAGCATCCATTATGCATATCTACCGTGGACTTGGATTAAATAAGCATCCAAATATTTTTGAGAGTTTAGCTATAAGGTATTTATCTTTCCTATTTATTTCTCTGTGATTTTGGTCATTAATGAATGGTATGTTAGGAGAATGTACAAACTTATGAATCAGGAATGACTATTTATAGAAGAGGAATGGGACAGGGTTCAGATAAGTTTTGCACCATTTTGTTGGATTGGTGTAATTCTTACTATATTTGATGTAGTTCCCACTAAACTTGAATACAAACAAAATTCACAATAAAACCTAAATTGTTTGGATTTACACTAAATTTTATAAAAACTACAATGAGTGGTTAAAAGTACCTTAAAGGAATTAGTAAACTTCTTTAGTTCTTTAGTTCTTTTTAGCAGAGTTTACTATTAAAGAAGGTCAAAAACTTCAGGGGAGATTTCTTGCTATTGCATTTGGCACCcttaaactttaaaaaattttacttggtTCCTCTACTTTAAACTTTTTGTAACATTTGAAattcatttcaaaatataatattaaaaatctcattttttgaGAGAGGATAcaatttcaatccaaatttgtatttttcttgtgCTAATTATCATAACAGACTAAATTTGTctcttaatttttcttaattgatCGATATTGTTCTTTAATGAAACTTTAAAATTCTTTAATAGATAAC
This portion of the Coffea arabica cultivar ET-39 chromosome 2e, Coffea Arabica ET-39 HiFi, whole genome shotgun sequence genome encodes:
- the LOC113732112 gene encoding uncharacterized protein isoform X2, with the translated sequence MSFLEQHKSYIVLTIWALVFLLSSIDVAAKSRQPISIRERRNQCYADIESGLWGQQCKSSKIAKENCALNCLSPTCYQLVYESDPLEEGEKDYIRSQEYKYCMHKVSLGESLDGIRGAFD
- the LOC113732112 gene encoding uncharacterized protein isoform X1: MSFLEQHKSYIVLTIWALVFLLSSIDVAAKSRQPISESEIRERRNQCYADIESGLWGQQCKSSKIAKENCALNCLSPTCYQLVYESDPLEEGEKDYIRSQEYKYCMHKVSLGESLDGIRGAFD
- the LOC113728806 gene encoding uncharacterized protein translates to MEESREGDCRVPLISSIFCVCVTTGGVLLAMYVFMPSVSEPWFPIAAFILIGSPWIFWVFTYIYTCIKACCRHNGLNDRRLSRRRNATISNNAMARNESINDQPSAASAAAVNSPREGKHVQFGGVVVMDSENSNGHESHQDPSVASSKECEMPLHLGVSSS